The following are encoded in a window of Candidatus Bathyarchaeia archaeon genomic DNA:
- a CDS encoding phospholipase D-like domain-containing protein, translating to MTRKSRTSLVSMIFMLIVGLIIGGYISEVKYREERERIKVKLAEKERKIEELSGLVSILQMWLEGNITVYSERIALLEEHIAELERQLKIEILGIYFSPEGGCENAIIGWINRANNSIHILIYSFTLDSIGKALVEAYSRNVDVKVVFEESQVTQYSEYWSLKAAGVPVRNDTNPRSMHNKVMIIDGEIVVTGSYNWSKTAEKENNENLIIVRSKYVAELYEREFEKIWSNSV from the coding sequence TTGACAAGAAAGTCTCGTACGAGCTTAGTTTCAATGATATTCATGTTAATAGTTGGGTTAATTATAGGAGGCTACATCAGCGAAGTAAAGTATAGGGAAGAGAGGGAAAGAATAAAAGTTAAGTTAGCTGAGAAAGAAAGGAAGATTGAGGAATTAAGTGGGCTTGTAAGTATCCTTCAAATGTGGCTTGAGGGTAACATAACTGTTTACAGCGAGAGGATAGCGCTTCTAGAAGAACATATAGCTGAGCTAGAAAGGCAGCTGAAGATAGAGATTTTAGGCATCTATTTTTCACCTGAAGGCGGCTGTGAGAACGCTATCATAGGTTGGATAAATCGTGCAAATAACTCTATTCACATATTAATCTACAGCTTTACACTTGACTCAATTGGTAAGGCGCTAGTTGAAGCGTATAGCCGAAATGTCGATGTTAAAGTTGTTTTTGAAGAGAGCCAGGTAACCCAGTACAGCGAGTATTGGAGCTTGAAGGCCGCTGGGGTACCGGTACGCAATGACACGAACCCGCGATCCATGCATAACAAAGTTATGATAATAGACGGAGAAATAGTTGTTACTGGGAGTTATAACTGGTCAAAAACTGCTGAAAAAGAGAATAACGAGAACCTGATAATTGTAAGGAGTAAATATGTTGCTGAGCTCTACGAGCGGGAGTTTGAGAAAATATGGAGCAATAGTGTCTAA
- a CDS encoding (Fe-S)-binding protein, with translation MSGRINIVITERTPCLLEPRKIKITAQADRPLGEVIPILYLAIPRSQYAKAFNSVTFTLDGKLITVYSSGKINLGCVLREEIALRLLEKLKAMIDKAYEYYKAHGAPDSGLLEARQRLNPLEIYKHLPKTNCKECGEQGCFPFAVKLANGEKNLQECAQIQQPKYGDNKAYLEKMLQPIKLEITI, from the coding sequence ATGAGTGGAAGAATCAATATTGTGATTACAGAAAGGACTCCATGTCTTCTTGAGCCTAGGAAGATTAAGATAACTGCTCAGGCAGATAGACCGCTTGGCGAAGTTATTCCGATTCTCTACCTGGCTATTCCACGCTCACAGTACGCTAAAGCATTCAACTCCGTAACATTCACATTAGACGGTAAGCTCATAACCGTTTATTCCTCTGGAAAGATTAATCTCGGCTGCGTTTTGAGAGAGGAGATAGCGTTAAGGCTCCTAGAGAAACTTAAGGCTATGATTGATAAAGCCTACGAATATTATAAGGCGCACGGCGCGCCAGACTCAGGGCTTCTGGAGGCTAGGCAAAGACTTAATCCGCTCGAAATATATAAGCATCTGCCAAAAACAAACTGCAAAGAATGTGGAGAGCAAGGATGTTTCCCATTCGCGGTCAAACTTGCAAATGGGGAGAAAAACCTACAGGAATGCGCCCAAATCCAGCAGCCAAAATACGGCGACAACAAAGCCTACTTAGAGAAAATGCTACAACCAATAAAATTAGAGATTACCATATGA
- a CDS encoding metalloregulator ArsR/SmtB family transcription factor produces MKNKYKAKIFKALADPTRLEILEYLRDGEKCVCEIVSHLRIPQPMVSRHLSILKSCGIIKCRKQKNRRFYLISDPTVLHILDVITPDFIARLSRVIIEEIV; encoded by the coding sequence TTGAAGAATAAATATAAAGCCAAGATATTCAAAGCCTTGGCAGATCCGACAAGACTTGAAATCCTTGAGTATTTACGTGATGGTGAAAAATGTGTTTGTGAAATAGTTTCCCATTTGAGGATACCTCAGCCGATGGTTTCTAGGCACTTGTCCATTTTGAAGAGTTGCGGTATCATAAAGTGCCGAAAACAAAAAAATAGAAGATTTTATTTAATTAGTGATCCCACAGTATTACATATACTTGATGTGATTACTCCTGATTTTATAGCTAGACTCTCTAGAGTGATTATCGAAGAAATTGTTTAG
- a CDS encoding ferredoxin family protein: MSEIYMGIPRREIPWFPKIDYEKCTGCLTCVKIDSANGHDVYAIEGNPPRPVVRNPYGCVVGCETCAKMCPSGAITFPSRDELRKILKKLRQKYS; this comes from the coding sequence ATGAGCGAAATATATATGGGAATTCCTAGAAGAGAGATTCCATGGTTCCCAAAAATAGATTATGAGAAATGCACTGGATGTCTAACATGCGTTAAGATTGATTCGGCGAACGGCCATGATGTCTACGCTATTGAGGGAAATCCCCCACGGCCAGTCGTTAGGAACCCATATGGCTGCGTTGTCGGCTGCGAGACATGCGCAAAAATGTGCCCGAGCGGAGCAATAACCTTCCCATCAAGAGATGAACTAAGAAAAATCCTTAAGAAGCTGAGGCAAAAATACTCCTGA
- a CDS encoding MBL fold metallo-hydrolase — translation MGGNGRFSEFREAERVEIISLVDNSIDFLSTSPREEVKCFRDWVKSASRYPIAEHGFSILIRVFEGNESHSLLFDAGGSPSGVIMNARRMGINLAEVECIVLSHGHYDHFGGLPKVAKAINKSGLPIIIHDDMFRKRGTISSSGEIRKYPVIPSEDEVKPAKYIEARQPYLAADGLVLITGEIPRTTHFETGYPQHRAFIDGRWEPDPWIWDERALVIYIKRKGLVVVSGCSHAGIINTLLYARQLAGTKEVYAVLGGLHLAGKEFEGRINQTVEELRKIRPRLIVPSHCTGWRAAHAILNAMPDAFVWGSVGNLYVI, via the coding sequence ATGGGTGGAAATGGTCGTTTTTCAGAGTTTAGAGAGGCTGAAAGGGTTGAGATAATTAGTCTAGTGGACAACTCTATAGACTTTCTATCAACCTCCCCAAGAGAGGAGGTTAAATGCTTCAGAGATTGGGTTAAGAGTGCTTCACGATATCCAATTGCTGAACATGGCTTCTCAATACTCATCCGGGTATTTGAGGGAAATGAGTCTCATAGCTTACTCTTCGACGCTGGAGGAAGCCCAAGCGGTGTGATCATGAATGCAAGGAGGATGGGAATAAACCTAGCTGAAGTGGAATGCATAGTCCTATCTCATGGACATTACGATCACTTCGGCGGCTTACCGAAAGTCGCCAAGGCCATAAATAAGAGCGGTTTGCCGATCATAATTCACGACGACATGTTTAGGAAAAGGGGCACTATTAGCTCAAGCGGAGAAATAAGGAAATATCCGGTTATCCCTTCAGAGGATGAGGTGAAGCCGGCGAAATACATTGAAGCAAGACAACCATACTTGGCAGCTGATGGGCTGGTGCTTATAACCGGCGAGATCCCGCGAACCACCCACTTTGAGACCGGTTATCCGCAGCATAGGGCTTTCATCGATGGAAGGTGGGAGCCGGATCCATGGATATGGGATGAACGAGCATTAGTAATCTATATTAAGCGGAAGGGCTTAGTTGTGGTGTCCGGATGCAGCCACGCTGGAATAATAAATACGCTGCTCTATGCGCGGCAGCTCGCTGGTACAAAAGAGGTTTACGCTGTTTTAGGTGGCCTACACCTTGCGGGTAAGGAATTTGAGGGTCGCATAAATCAAACAGTGGAGGAGCTTAGGAAAATAAGGCCACGTCTTATAGTGCCCTCACATTGCACGGGTTGGCGTGCTGCTCACGCAATACTTAATGCTATGCCAGATGCATTTGTTTGGGGTAGTGTCGGAAATCTCTATGTGATATAA
- a CDS encoding AsnC family transcriptional regulator, protein MDEVDRKIISALQLNGRATLEKLAESTSYTSMGIRKRLQRLFKQNAIRVSALMNPFYFGLFPAIVLLEMESAEAMQNLLDRFRDCPRVVQIFKTLGGYNLVAIVVAEDQSTLESISVEKCSIRSGAGVRRSEFYPVSDIYFSHLLLVREHLASKNKSEAPCGVDCEPCARYVSGKCVGCPATIYYRGPL, encoded by the coding sequence ATGGACGAAGTGGATAGGAAGATAATTTCTGCGCTCCAGTTAAATGGTAGGGCAACATTAGAGAAACTTGCCGAGAGCACCAGTTATACAAGCATGGGAATTAGGAAGAGACTACAGAGATTATTTAAGCAGAACGCTATTAGAGTCTCGGCGCTGATGAATCCATTCTATTTTGGGCTTTTTCCAGCGATAGTTCTGCTTGAGATGGAGAGTGCTGAAGCCATGCAGAATCTTCTCGATAGATTTAGGGATTGCCCTAGGGTTGTTCAAATATTTAAGACTTTGGGCGGATATAACCTAGTGGCTATCGTTGTAGCTGAGGATCAGAGTACTTTGGAGAGCATATCGGTTGAGAAGTGTTCTATTAGGAGCGGAGCTGGCGTAAGGAGATCGGAGTTCTATCCAGTAAGCGACATATATTTCTCGCATCTTCTTCTCGTAAGAGAGCATCTTGCTAGCAAGAATAAGAGCGAAGCGCCATGTGGAGTTGACTGTGAGCCGTGCGCGAGATATGTAAGCGGAAAATGTGTAGGATGCCCAGCAACAATCTACTATAGAGGCCCACTTTAA
- a CDS encoding Mrp/NBP35 family ATP-binding protein translates to MSGETEAPEERQRFIEEQERLLRIRMEKIRHKVAVISGKGGVGKSTIAVNLAIAFAMNGYKVGILDADIHGPSIPKMLGLSGNRLEVGPPGVFPAVGLFGIRVVSMDFLLPNEDSPVIWRGPLKMAAIRQFLLDIVWDGLDLLLIDLPPGTGDEPLSVAQLLPEMDGVIIVTIPSEVSQIVVKKAVNFAKALGLPVIGIIENMSGFVCPNCGMKIDIFQSGGGEKIAEEMGIPFLGKIPVDRDICEASDRGKPFIIEHYNSPSSKAFKEIVRKIEDFLNRKEECSKGSEGKS, encoded by the coding sequence ATGAGCGGCGAGACAGAAGCTCCAGAAGAAAGGCAAAGGTTTATTGAGGAGCAGGAAAGGCTGCTGAGGATTAGGATGGAAAAGATTAGGCATAAGGTTGCTGTTATAAGTGGTAAGGGCGGGGTTGGAAAAAGTACTATAGCAGTTAACCTTGCAATAGCCTTCGCCATGAACGGCTATAAAGTAGGCATTTTAGACGCGGATATTCACGGGCCGAGCATACCGAAAATGCTTGGGTTGAGTGGAAATAGGCTTGAGGTTGGCCCTCCAGGCGTTTTTCCAGCTGTAGGGCTGTTTGGCATACGAGTTGTCTCAATGGATTTCCTCCTACCAAATGAGGATTCGCCTGTAATATGGCGTGGGCCGCTAAAAATGGCTGCTATACGCCAGTTCCTATTAGACATTGTCTGGGATGGACTCGATCTGCTGCTAATAGATTTGCCTCCTGGAACCGGGGATGAACCGCTCAGTGTCGCGCAGCTGCTGCCTGAAATGGATGGCGTAATAATAGTGACTATTCCATCGGAGGTCTCGCAGATAGTCGTTAAGAAGGCTGTTAACTTCGCTAAGGCGCTCGGCTTACCAGTCATAGGCATTATCGAGAATATGAGTGGGTTTGTATGCCCAAACTGCGGGATGAAGATCGACATATTCCAATCTGGTGGCGGAGAGAAAATAGCTGAAGAGATGGGAATACCATTTTTAGGTAAAATACCAGTAGACAGGGATATATGTGAAGCCTCGGATAGAGGTAAACCATTTATAATCGAGCACTATAATTCGCCGTCGTCAAAGGCCTTCAAAGAGATCGTTAGGAAAATCGAGGACTTTCTAAATCGAAAGGAAGAGTGCTCTAAAGGTAGCGAAGGGAAGAGTTAG
- a CDS encoding metal ABC transporter permease translates to MFDPIILRAILGVLFTSLSMPILVIMLLRGSLYITPEISHAALGGAALGALIQTFLPTLPDPFPIVVLFCIATAVLISYAGRSGQRSLGTMLSVALAISVALYAVIRSYLPLEKRVFVDSYLISDLLLLSNVDLLNLSIASTAATIITLVFHREFIYICFDIDTTETLGLRVRLYDSLLFITSAVVAAVIARAVGVLLSVTLLILPAASSSIITKDLGKMMLTSIIMATFSGVAGIAISLQLNIPTSGAIAITSTAIFSLTYLTKIKR, encoded by the coding sequence ATGTTTGATCCAATAATCCTTCGAGCAATCCTAGGCGTATTATTCACGTCACTATCCATGCCAATTCTAGTCATAATGCTTCTGAGAGGATCATTATACATAACTCCCGAAATATCTCACGCAGCGCTAGGAGGCGCAGCTTTAGGCGCCCTAATCCAAACATTCCTCCCAACCCTACCAGATCCATTCCCCATAGTCGTATTATTCTGCATCGCAACAGCAGTCCTCATCTCTTACGCTGGCAGGAGTGGTCAGCGGTCCCTAGGAACAATGCTCAGCGTGGCGCTAGCTATAAGCGTGGCGCTCTACGCGGTTATAAGGAGTTACCTTCCGCTGGAGAAGAGAGTCTTTGTGGACAGTTACTTAATAAGCGACCTACTGCTCCTCTCTAACGTGGATTTGCTGAACCTATCTATAGCGTCTACGGCGGCGACAATCATAACTCTAGTATTTCATAGGGAGTTTATCTACATATGCTTCGACATAGACACGACTGAGACCCTAGGTCTGAGGGTCAGGCTTTATGATTCTCTTCTCTTCATAACGTCAGCTGTAGTCGCCGCGGTAATAGCAAGAGCTGTCGGTGTTCTACTTTCAGTCACGCTCCTAATACTCCCAGCAGCATCATCAAGCATAATAACAAAGGATTTAGGTAAAATGATGCTTACATCAATCATAATGGCGACGTTCTCTGGAGTTGCCGGTATAGCCATATCGCTTCAGTTAAACATACCTACAAGTGGTGCAATAGCGATAACATCCACAGCCATCTTCTCACTAACCTATCTAACAAAGATTAAAAGATGA
- a CDS encoding metal ABC transporter ATP-binding protein, with protein MSGSIISIKDVSVMLDDQLVLDSVSFDVEKPSLIVVVGPNGAGKTTLLKTILGIIKPFSGEVRVFGLDPFRDNVRKFIGYVPQKDRISYETPLKVGDVVLMGILLRRGPPRFISKRDVEDAKRALAHLGMEDKWDSFFSGLSGGQQKRVLIARALASNPPLLLLDEVFAGLDLETQDRLLNLLKMLKDSGKTIIVVEHEIDPIMDLADRVLVLNRSVCLYGEPHEVLSEDKLKPIYPCLRMIEREGKRIVILGDRHV; from the coding sequence ATGAGCGGAAGCATTATCTCCATTAAAGATGTCTCTGTGATGCTAGATGACCAGCTGGTACTGGATTCTGTGAGCTTCGATGTTGAGAAGCCGTCATTAATCGTCGTTGTTGGACCGAATGGGGCTGGGAAGACAACCCTATTGAAGACTATATTGGGCATAATTAAGCCATTTAGCGGTGAGGTTAGGGTTTTTGGTTTAGATCCATTTAGGGATAATGTTAGAAAGTTTATAGGCTATGTTCCGCAGAAGGATAGAATCTCCTATGAGACCCCATTAAAGGTTGGCGACGTCGTCTTAATGGGAATATTGCTTAGGAGGGGGCCGCCAAGATTCATCTCTAAAAGGGATGTTGAGGATGCTAAAAGGGCCCTAGCGCACCTAGGTATGGAAGATAAATGGGATTCCTTTTTCAGCGGATTAAGCGGAGGGCAGCAGAAGAGAGTGCTCATAGCTAGGGCATTGGCATCTAACCCACCACTGCTACTCCTCGATGAGGTCTTTGCTGGCTTAGATCTTGAGACTCAAGATAGACTTCTTAATCTCCTTAAAATGCTTAAGGATAGTGGAAAGACGATTATAGTTGTTGAGCATGAGATCGATCCGATAATGGATCTGGCTGATAGGGTTCTGGTCTTGAATAGAAGCGTGTGCCTATACGGTGAACCGCATGAGGTCTTAAGTGAAGACAAGCTTAAGCCTATTTACCCATGCCTGAGAATGATTGAGAGGGAGGGTAAGCGAATAGTTATCTTAGGCGATAGACATGTTTGA